In one Aeromicrobium erythreum genomic region, the following are encoded:
- a CDS encoding dolichyl-phosphate-mannose--protein mannosyltransferase, producing the protein MEARDRVVGWLGPAAVALLALGLRVWHLGRPNLLVFDETYYAKDAYSLLQHGYVQDFVSDANEKIVDGVLTGLTNGQPAYIAHPDGGKWLIAVGEAIFGMNSFGWRISAAVVGALTVLVLARLVLRLTGSVWVGCLAGLLLCLDGLHFVMSRTALLDVFLTFWVVAGVACLVADRDAVRERLGTYVRWRPWQLAAGVCFGMAVGTKWSGLYVLAAFGVVVVVWEVLARRTYARMHAAHGASDADVSTVPRFGWVRTTLATGLPAFGYLVLVALVVYLLTWTGFLLHQEAYAVRYGLGDPSWGSYVSSPTPGFLGGVLDAFRSLWHFHVMVFDFHTGSYLAGKTHPYASNPAGWLLLERPVAFDAQFKLPATACGAPEGSTCIREVTALGNPAVWWPAAVAVVAAVVAWIRTRDGRWAVPVVGVAAGWLPWFGSTDRPIFSFYAVLVVPFMIVALCLLVDEARHWADTAQRRYAVGLGVGLLVVAVVACFWYFLPIWTDRTIPYDAWLDRMWFRRWI; encoded by the coding sequence GTGGAGGCACGGGATCGGGTGGTGGGCTGGCTGGGACCGGCGGCGGTGGCGCTGCTGGCGCTCGGGCTGCGGGTGTGGCACCTGGGTCGGCCGAACCTGCTCGTCTTCGACGAGACGTACTACGCCAAGGACGCCTACTCCCTGCTGCAGCACGGCTACGTCCAGGACTTCGTGTCCGACGCGAACGAGAAGATCGTCGACGGCGTCCTGACCGGGCTGACGAACGGCCAGCCGGCCTACATCGCGCACCCGGACGGCGGGAAGTGGCTGATCGCGGTCGGCGAGGCGATCTTCGGCATGAACTCCTTCGGCTGGCGGATCAGCGCCGCGGTCGTCGGCGCGCTCACGGTCCTGGTGCTGGCCCGCCTGGTGCTGCGGCTCACCGGGTCCGTGTGGGTGGGGTGCCTCGCGGGACTCCTGCTCTGCCTCGACGGGTTGCACTTCGTCATGTCGCGGACGGCGCTGCTCGACGTCTTCCTGACGTTCTGGGTCGTCGCGGGGGTGGCCTGTCTCGTCGCCGACCGCGACGCCGTGCGCGAGCGGCTGGGCACCTACGTCCGCTGGCGGCCGTGGCAGCTGGCCGCCGGCGTGTGCTTCGGCATGGCCGTGGGCACCAAGTGGAGCGGGCTCTACGTCCTCGCGGCGTTCGGCGTGGTGGTCGTCGTGTGGGAGGTGCTGGCCCGCCGCACCTACGCCCGGATGCACGCCGCGCACGGCGCGAGCGACGCGGACGTGTCGACGGTGCCGCGGTTCGGCTGGGTCCGCACGACCCTCGCGACGGGCCTGCCCGCGTTCGGCTACCTCGTGCTCGTCGCCCTGGTCGTGTACCTGCTCACCTGGACCGGGTTCCTGCTGCACCAGGAGGCGTACGCCGTCCGGTACGGGCTCGGCGACCCGTCGTGGGGGTCGTACGTCAGCTCACCGACGCCGGGCTTCCTCGGCGGGGTGCTCGACGCGTTCCGCTCCCTGTGGCACTTCCACGTCATGGTCTTCGACTTCCACACCGGCTCCTACCTCGCGGGCAAGACCCACCCGTACGCGTCGAACCCGGCCGGCTGGCTGCTGCTCGAGCGGCCCGTCGCGTTCGACGCGCAGTTCAAGCTCCCGGCCACCGCGTGTGGGGCCCCCGAGGGCTCGACGTGCATCCGCGAGGTCACCGCGCTCGGCAACCCGGCGGTGTGGTGGCCGGCCGCCGTCGCCGTCGTGGCCGCGGTGGTCGCCTGGATCCGCACCCGCGACGGTCGCTGGGCGGTGCCGGTCGTCGGCGTCGCGGCGGGCTGGCTGCCCTGGTTCGGCAGCACCGACCGACCGATCTTCAGCTTCTACGCCGTGCTCGTGGTGCCGTTCATGATCGTGGCGCTGTGCCTGCTCGTCGACGAGGCCCGACACTGGGCCGACACCGCCCAGCGACGCTACGCGGTCGGCCTCGGCGTCGGACTGCTGGTCGTCGCCGTCGTCGCGTGCTTCTGGTACTTCCTGCCGATCTGGACCGACCGGACCATCCCCTACGACGCGTGGCTCGACCGGATGTGGTTCCGCCGCTGGATCTGA
- a CDS encoding NAD(P)/FAD-dependent oxidoreductase, whose product MGRDTDRLVVVGAGIAGVSVVGAARLAGFEGEVVLLGEEPELPYRRPPVSKEVVRGEKGADDIRIRKADWYEAQRVHLRTGERVAAIDVEAHRVTLASGEELDYGSLVLATGGRARTLEAITAPDAPGVRTLRDLADVDGVLEALRPGGRLVVVGAGLIGSEIAASARELGAEVTLLEAAASPLQHLLPPDLGALCAELHTTHGTDLQLGVEVTAIVAGDDGETVVEAADGRRWSAPVVVVAVGMAPNGELAAAAGLAVERGAVVVDDHGRTSAPDVYAAGDVVLRPSVLRGGPERVEHWQGAQNHGTAVGRNVAGQDAAFDEVPWCWSDQYGHTLQVTGWLAAAHELVVRGSLEARDFTAFLLDDGVLRGAVSIGRPAEVRVARQAIGAKARPDVSALDTTDDLAAALQAT is encoded by the coding sequence TCGCTGGCGTGAGCGTCGTCGGTGCCGCGCGGCTCGCCGGCTTCGAGGGCGAGGTCGTGCTCCTGGGCGAGGAGCCCGAGCTGCCCTACCGCCGCCCGCCGGTGTCGAAGGAGGTCGTGCGCGGGGAGAAGGGCGCCGACGACATCCGGATCCGCAAGGCGGACTGGTACGAGGCGCAGCGGGTGCACCTGCGCACGGGCGAGCGGGTCGCTGCCATCGACGTCGAGGCGCACCGCGTCACGCTGGCGTCGGGGGAGGAGCTCGACTACGGCAGCCTGGTGCTGGCCACCGGAGGTCGGGCCCGGACGCTCGAGGCGATCACCGCACCCGACGCGCCCGGCGTCCGGACCCTCCGCGACCTGGCCGACGTCGACGGCGTGCTCGAGGCGCTGCGTCCCGGCGGCCGGCTCGTGGTCGTCGGGGCGGGGCTCATCGGGTCCGAGATCGCCGCCAGCGCGCGGGAGCTCGGCGCCGAGGTGACCCTCCTCGAGGCGGCCGCGTCGCCGCTGCAGCACCTCCTGCCGCCCGACCTCGGTGCGCTGTGCGCCGAGCTGCACACCACGCACGGCACGGACCTCCAGCTCGGCGTCGAGGTCACCGCGATCGTCGCCGGCGACGACGGCGAGACGGTCGTCGAGGCGGCGGACGGTCGGCGCTGGTCCGCGCCCGTGGTCGTCGTGGCCGTCGGGATGGCGCCGAACGGCGAGCTCGCCGCCGCCGCAGGCCTCGCCGTCGAGCGCGGAGCCGTGGTCGTCGACGACCATGGCCGCACGAGCGCCCCCGACGTCTACGCGGCGGGCGACGTCGTGCTGCGCCCCAGCGTGCTGCGCGGCGGTCCCGAACGGGTCGAGCACTGGCAGGGCGCGCAGAACCACGGCACGGCCGTCGGCCGCAACGTCGCCGGCCAGGACGCGGCCTTCGACGAGGTCCCGTGGTGCTGGTCCGACCAGTACGGCCACACGCTGCAGGTGACCGGATGGCTCGCGGCGGCCCACGAGCTCGTCGTGCGCGGCTCGCTCGAGGCGCGCGACTTCACCGCGTTCCTGCTCGACGACGGGGTCCTGCGCGGCGCCGTCTCGATCGGCCGGCCCGCCGAGGTGCGGGTGGCTCGTCAGGCCATCGGTGCGAAGGCCCGTCCCGACGTGTCCGCCCTGGACACGACCGACGACCTGGCCGCCGCGCTGCAGGCGACATGA
- a CDS encoding TatD family hydrolase yields MSEADWPWPDAPEPLPSPVVDNHCHLDHRIKGGLLIDVEDALDRAAAVNVDRIVQVGCDLEGSRWAVETARQHEAIVAAVALHPNEAPLLEQAGTLDAALAEIEALAQDPTVRAVGETGLDYFRTGVDGRAAQHRSFRAHIDVARRHDRTLVIHDRDAHDDVLAILDDQGVPERTVMHCFSGDADVARRCLDRGAYLSFSGTVTFKNAEPLREALAVTPTDRILVETDAPFLTPTPHRGRPNASFLVPYTVRFMAEFLGRSVDDLCRAIDENTDRAFGGSWPRHTPAV; encoded by the coding sequence GTGAGCGAGGCCGACTGGCCCTGGCCCGACGCGCCCGAGCCGCTCCCGTCGCCCGTGGTCGACAACCACTGCCACCTCGACCACAGGATCAAGGGCGGCCTGCTGATCGACGTCGAGGACGCCCTCGACCGGGCCGCGGCCGTGAACGTCGACCGGATCGTGCAGGTCGGCTGCGACCTCGAGGGGTCGCGCTGGGCGGTCGAGACGGCGCGCCAGCACGAGGCGATCGTCGCGGCCGTCGCCCTGCACCCCAACGAGGCGCCGCTCCTGGAGCAGGCGGGCACGCTCGACGCCGCGCTCGCCGAGATCGAGGCCCTCGCGCAGGACCCCACCGTCCGGGCGGTGGGGGAGACCGGTCTCGACTACTTCCGCACCGGCGTCGACGGACGTGCCGCGCAGCACCGCTCGTTCCGGGCGCACATCGACGTGGCCCGACGTCACGACCGCACCCTCGTCATCCACGACCGCGACGCGCACGACGACGTCCTGGCGATCCTCGACGACCAGGGCGTCCCCGAGCGCACCGTCATGCACTGCTTCTCCGGCGACGCCGACGTCGCCCGACGCTGCCTCGACCGTGGCGCCTACCTCTCGTTCTCCGGGACGGTCACGTTCAAGAACGCCGAGCCGCTGCGCGAGGCGCTGGCCGTCACGCCGACCGACCGGATCCTCGTCGAGACCGATGCGCCCTTCCTCACACCGACGCCGCACCGTGGACGGCCGAACGCGTCGTTCCTCGTGCCGTACACGGTGCGTTTCATGGCCGAGTTCCTGGGCCGATCCGTCGACGACCTGTGCCGGGCGATCGATGAGAACACCGACCGCGCGTTCGGCGGCTCCTGGCCTCGGCACACCCCGGCTGTTTGA
- a CDS encoding resuscitation-promoting factor has product MHHPRQNTPQTTPQDSADATRRRHRQTTKRVVIALNLAVLLVLGAGVAAYGSLSKTVTLDVDGRKDTVRTFGTSVGSLLKSHDVRTKDAAVDAEPTASVSDGDTIKVRYAKDVTVAVDGTVRRERLHAATVGDVLDELDVSPRKGAEVNAAKDTRLDDTASTVVVSNPKKLTVRADGRKKTVTSAAPTAGEVLEEAGVRLGAADEVRAGDALGEAALVKPGERVDVVRVRMVDTARTVRTAPQTEVREDDTLEKGTEKVLRAGAPRVVQQKVLVTRANGKVRSTLVLTQKVADEGSKRVVLRGTKEPEPEETTLAAAAPESAPAVGDDSVWDRIAQCESGGNWSINTGNGYYGGLQFSAATWHSVGGPGLPHENSREVQIKYAKILQQRSGWGQWSCAAKVGVH; this is encoded by the coding sequence GTGCACCACCCTCGACAGAACACCCCTCAGACCACCCCCCAGGACTCCGCGGACGCCACTCGGCGCCGCCACCGCCAGACCACGAAGCGCGTCGTCATCGCCCTCAACCTGGCCGTCCTCCTCGTTCTCGGAGCCGGCGTCGCCGCCTACGGCAGCCTCTCCAAGACCGTGACCCTCGACGTCGACGGCCGCAAGGACACCGTCCGCACCTTCGGCACCTCCGTCGGGTCGCTGCTCAAGAGCCACGACGTCCGCACGAAGGACGCCGCCGTCGACGCCGAGCCGACCGCGTCGGTCTCCGACGGCGACACGATCAAGGTCCGCTACGCCAAGGACGTCACGGTCGCCGTCGACGGCACCGTGCGTCGTGAGCGGCTGCACGCCGCCACCGTCGGCGACGTCCTCGACGAGCTCGACGTCTCGCCCCGCAAGGGTGCCGAGGTCAACGCCGCGAAGGACACGCGCCTCGACGACACCGCGTCGACCGTGGTCGTCTCCAACCCCAAGAAGCTCACCGTCCGCGCCGACGGCCGCAAGAAGACCGTCACGAGCGCCGCCCCCACCGCGGGCGAGGTGCTCGAGGAGGCCGGCGTACGTCTCGGTGCCGCCGACGAGGTCCGCGCCGGCGACGCGCTCGGCGAAGCCGCCCTGGTCAAGCCGGGCGAGCGCGTCGACGTCGTGCGGGTGCGCATGGTCGACACCGCCCGCACGGTGCGCACCGCCCCGCAGACGGAGGTCCGCGAGGACGACACCCTGGAGAAGGGCACGGAGAAGGTGCTGCGCGCCGGCGCCCCGCGCGTCGTGCAGCAGAAGGTGCTCGTCACCCGCGCGAACGGCAAGGTCCGCTCGACCCTCGTGCTGACCCAGAAGGTCGCCGACGAGGGCAGCAAGCGCGTCGTGCTCCGCGGCACGAAGGAGCCCGAGCCCGAAGAGACCACGCTGGCGGCCGCGGCTCCCGAGTCGGCCCCTGCGGTCGGCGACGACAGCGTCTGGGACCGCATCGCGCAGTGCGAGTCCGGCGGCAACTGGAGCATCAACACCGGCAACGGCTACTACGGCGGACTGCAGTTCAGCGCCGCCACGTGGCACAGCGTCGGCGGCCCCGGCCTCCCGCACGAGAACAGCCGCGAGGTGCAGATCAAGTACGCGAAGATCCTGCAGCAGCGCTCCGGCTGGGGCCAGTGGTCCTGCGCCGCGAAGGTCGGTGTGCACTGA
- the rsmA gene encoding 16S rRNA (adenine(1518)-N(6)/adenine(1519)-N(6))-dimethyltransferase RsmA, protein MRREGRCALSGTPPTPVSLLGAADVRRIADAIGLRPTKQRGQNFVVDGNTVRRIVRDSGIGPDDVVVEVGPGLGSLTLALLEVARHVVAVEVDPVLAQRLPTTVAEQAPGHVERLDLVLADAMRVEELPGPTPTALVANLPYNVSVPVLLHLLERFETLASVLVMVQAEVAHRLAAPPGSRTYGVPSVKAAWYCDVALAGTVGRQVFWPVPNVDSALVSLRRRGTPGDDDLRRATFRVVDAAFAQRRKTLRAALSGLAGSGAAAEVALRAADVDPQARGEQLDVVAFARIAAALG, encoded by the coding sequence CTGCGCCGCGAAGGTCGGTGTGCACTGAGCGGCACCCCGCCCACCCCGGTCTCGCTGCTGGGTGCGGCCGACGTCCGACGCATCGCTGACGCGATCGGACTGCGGCCCACCAAGCAGCGTGGCCAGAACTTCGTGGTCGACGGCAACACCGTGCGCCGTATCGTCCGCGACTCCGGGATCGGCCCCGACGACGTCGTCGTCGAGGTCGGTCCCGGTCTCGGTTCGCTGACCCTGGCGCTGCTCGAGGTCGCCCGGCACGTCGTGGCCGTCGAGGTCGACCCGGTCCTCGCCCAGCGGCTGCCGACCACCGTCGCCGAGCAGGCACCGGGTCACGTCGAGCGTCTCGACCTCGTCCTGGCCGACGCGATGCGCGTCGAGGAGCTTCCCGGCCCCACGCCCACCGCGCTGGTCGCGAACCTGCCCTACAACGTGTCGGTCCCGGTGCTGCTGCACCTGCTGGAGCGCTTCGAGACGCTCGCGTCGGTGCTCGTCATGGTGCAGGCCGAGGTGGCCCACCGGCTCGCGGCGCCTCCCGGCTCCCGCACCTACGGCGTCCCGAGCGTCAAGGCGGCCTGGTACTGCGACGTCGCCCTCGCGGGCACGGTCGGACGTCAGGTGTTCTGGCCCGTGCCGAACGTCGACTCCGCGCTCGTGTCGCTGCGCCGGCGGGGCACGCCCGGCGACGACGACCTACGGCGTGCCACCTTCCGCGTCGTCGACGCCGCCTTCGCGCAGCGTCGCAAGACGCTGAGGGCCGCGCTCTCCGGCCTCGCAGGCTCCGGCGCGGCGGCCGAGGTGGCCCTGCGCGCGGCCGACGTCGACCCGCAGGCCAGGGGTGAGCAGCTCGACGTCGTGGCGTTCGCGCGGATCGCCGCTGCCCTCGGCTGA
- the metG gene encoding methionine--tRNA ligase, protein MSYYVTTPIYYVNDAPHIGHGYTTVIGDVLTRWHRQRGEDVWYLTGTDEHGLKVLRKAQQNGATPQEWTDRLVETEWKPLLELLDIANDDFIRTSEERHEKSAQAFWQDLYDRGEVYKGEFSGWYSVGSEEFVAEDDVVDGEGDDEGHKVSSLDGSRVEHVTEENYFFPLSKYADRLLELYETNPDFIQPESARNEVVSFVRRGLKDLSISRSTFDWGIQVPWDPSHVMYVWIEALLNYVTAAGYGVDDERFGELWPADVHLVGKDIARFHAVIWPAMLMAAGRPVPHRVFAHGWLLVGGQKMSKSKANGIRPDEIVEVFGSDAYRYYFSRALTFGSDGSISWEDMRARYHAELANGFGNLASRVAAMIGKYFDGTLPAAGEHTAAEEALVALVAEASVEADRAIDRIAPQDALAQVWRIVEALNGYLTEQAPWQVAKQADEAAQRERLATILVTAAEGLRVLAVLLHPVMPRATASLWESLGAEPALGALADQPIGTVAQWGRLPEGSVVTKVPSLFPRLEDDA, encoded by the coding sequence GTGTCCTACTACGTCACCACGCCGATCTACTACGTCAACGACGCCCCGCACATCGGCCACGGCTACACGACGGTCATCGGCGACGTCCTGACCCGCTGGCACCGTCAGCGCGGCGAGGACGTCTGGTACCTCACGGGCACCGACGAGCACGGCCTGAAGGTGCTGCGCAAGGCGCAGCAGAACGGCGCCACCCCGCAGGAGTGGACCGACCGGCTGGTCGAGACGGAGTGGAAGCCGCTGCTGGAGCTGCTCGACATCGCCAACGACGACTTCATCCGCACGAGCGAGGAGCGACACGAGAAGAGCGCCCAGGCGTTCTGGCAGGACCTGTACGACCGCGGCGAGGTCTACAAGGGCGAGTTCAGCGGCTGGTACTCGGTCGGCTCGGAGGAGTTCGTGGCCGAGGACGACGTCGTCGACGGCGAGGGCGACGACGAGGGGCACAAGGTCTCGTCGCTCGACGGGTCGCGCGTCGAGCACGTGACGGAGGAGAACTACTTCTTCCCGCTCAGCAAGTACGCCGACCGGCTGCTCGAGCTCTACGAGACGAACCCCGACTTCATCCAGCCCGAGTCGGCGCGCAACGAGGTCGTCTCCTTCGTGCGGCGCGGCCTGAAGGACCTCTCGATCAGCCGCTCCACGTTCGACTGGGGCATCCAGGTCCCGTGGGACCCCTCGCACGTCATGTACGTGTGGATCGAGGCGCTGCTCAACTACGTCACCGCCGCCGGCTACGGCGTCGACGACGAGCGCTTCGGCGAGCTGTGGCCCGCCGACGTGCACCTCGTCGGCAAGGACATCGCGCGCTTCCACGCCGTCATCTGGCCGGCGATGCTGATGGCCGCCGGACGTCCCGTACCGCACCGCGTGTTCGCGCACGGCTGGCTGCTGGTGGGCGGGCAGAAGATGAGCAAGAGCAAGGCCAACGGCATCCGCCCCGACGAGATCGTCGAGGTGTTCGGTTCCGACGCCTACCGCTACTACTTCTCGCGCGCGCTCACGTTCGGTTCCGACGGCTCGATCTCGTGGGAGGACATGCGCGCCCGCTACCACGCCGAGCTCGCCAACGGGTTCGGCAACCTGGCGTCGCGGGTGGCGGCCATGATCGGCAAGTACTTCGACGGCACGCTGCCGGCCGCCGGTGAGCACACGGCCGCCGAGGAGGCGCTCGTCGCGCTCGTCGCGGAGGCCTCGGTCGAGGCCGACCGGGCGATCGACCGGATCGCGCCGCAGGACGCGCTGGCGCAGGTCTGGCGGATCGTCGAGGCCCTCAACGGCTACCTCACCGAGCAGGCGCCGTGGCAGGTGGCGAAGCAGGCGGACGAGGCGGCGCAGCGGGAGCGGCTCGCCACCATCCTCGTGACCGCGGCCGAGGGTCTGCGTGTGCTCGCGGTGCTGCTGCACCCGGTGATGCCGCGCGCCACCGCGTCGCTGTGGGAGTCGCTGGGTGCCGAGCCTGCGCTCGGTGCGCTTGCCGACCAGCCGATCGGGACCGTCGCGCAGTGGGGACGTCTGCCGGAGGGCTCGGTGGTCACGAAGGTGCCCAGCCTGTTCCCGCGCCTCGAGGACGACGCGTGA
- the rsmI gene encoding 16S rRNA (cytidine(1402)-2'-O)-methyltransferase → MLILAATPIGRPDDASPRLVAALGAADVVAAEDTRRLRRLAGDLGAQVGGRVVSYFEGNERERTPELVEHLLAGLDVLLVTDAGMPSVSDPGYRLVAAALEADVDVRAIPGPSAVLTALAVSGLPVDRFCFEGFPARKAGERDRAFAALATEQRTMVFFESPHRTRATLAALAAALGADRAAAVCRELTKTYEEVARGSLAELVAWADAQEHGVRGEVTLVVAGHVPVVADLDTDALRALVADAEATGLSRKDAVAQVAADTGVRKRVVYDAAHAR, encoded by the coding sequence GTGCTGATCCTCGCTGCGACGCCCATCGGTCGGCCCGACGACGCGTCGCCGAGGCTGGTGGCGGCGCTCGGGGCGGCCGACGTGGTGGCCGCAGAGGACACGCGGCGGCTGCGGCGGCTCGCGGGCGACCTGGGGGCCCAGGTCGGCGGACGTGTCGTGTCCTACTTCGAGGGCAACGAGCGGGAGCGGACGCCCGAGCTCGTCGAGCACCTCCTGGCCGGGCTCGACGTCCTGCTCGTCACCGACGCGGGGATGCCGAGCGTGTCCGACCCCGGCTACCGGCTCGTGGCCGCGGCGCTGGAGGCCGACGTCGACGTGCGCGCCATCCCCGGACCGTCGGCCGTCCTCACGGCGCTCGCCGTCAGCGGCCTGCCGGTCGACCGGTTCTGCTTCGAGGGGTTCCCGGCCCGCAAGGCGGGCGAGCGCGACCGTGCCTTCGCGGCGCTCGCCACCGAGCAGCGCACGATGGTCTTCTTCGAGTCGCCGCACCGCACCCGCGCGACCCTCGCCGCGCTCGCCGCCGCGCTCGGGGCCGACCGTGCCGCCGCCGTGTGCCGCGAGCTGACGAAGACGTACGAGGAGGTCGCCCGCGGCAGCCTCGCCGAGCTCGTCGCCTGGGCCGACGCGCAGGAGCACGGGGTGCGCGGCGAGGTGACCCTGGTCGTCGCCGGCCACGTCCCCGTCGTCGCCGACCTCGACACCGACGCGCTCCGCGCCCTCGTGGCCGACGCCGAGGCGACGGGACTCAGCCGCAAGGACGCGGTCGCCCAGGTCGCCGCCGACACCGGCGTGCGCAAGCGGGTCGTCTACGACGCCGCGCACGCCCGCTGA
- a CDS encoding 4-(cytidine 5'-diphospho)-2-C-methyl-D-erythritol kinase has product MRTVSVRVPAKINLALGVGGVREDGFHPLATVYQAVDLYDEVRATANDTGEVTVETTSDVPGAETEASLVPRGRDNLAVRAALALREQTGVEAGVDLVIRKAIPVAGGMAGGSADAAATLVACNDVWGLGWSRHELEPVAAGLGSDVPFLLHGGNAIGGGRGELVSPVLARGSYHWVVAVSGIGLSTASVYAEFDRLNADRELATPEVPDALLAALRSGDAVALGAALSNDLTEAALSLRPDLAQTLEVGVEAGALGALVSGSGPTCVFLAADEQQSLDIAIALAGTGRCADVVQSIGPVPGVRVV; this is encoded by the coding sequence GTGAGAACCGTCAGCGTGCGCGTGCCAGCCAAGATCAACCTGGCCCTCGGCGTCGGCGGCGTCCGTGAGGACGGCTTCCACCCGCTCGCGACGGTCTACCAGGCCGTCGACCTCTACGACGAGGTCCGGGCGACGGCGAACGACACCGGCGAGGTGACGGTCGAGACGACCAGCGACGTCCCGGGCGCCGAGACCGAGGCGTCGCTCGTGCCGCGCGGTCGGGACAACCTCGCCGTGCGCGCCGCGCTCGCGCTGCGTGAGCAGACGGGCGTCGAGGCCGGCGTCGATCTCGTGATCCGCAAGGCGATCCCGGTGGCCGGTGGCATGGCCGGCGGCTCGGCCGACGCTGCGGCGACGCTCGTCGCGTGCAACGACGTGTGGGGTCTCGGGTGGTCGCGGCACGAGCTCGAGCCGGTCGCGGCCGGTCTCGGCAGCGACGTGCCGTTCCTCCTGCACGGCGGCAACGCGATCGGCGGCGGACGCGGCGAGCTGGTCAGCCCGGTCCTGGCGCGTGGCTCCTACCACTGGGTCGTCGCCGTGTCCGGCATCGGACTGTCGACGGCCTCGGTGTACGCCGAGTTCGACCGGCTGAACGCCGACCGGGAGCTGGCGACGCCCGAGGTCCCCGACGCGCTGCTCGCGGCCCTGCGCTCGGGCGACGCCGTCGCGCTCGGGGCCGCCCTCTCCAACGACCTCACGGAGGCCGCGCTCTCGCTGCGGCCCGACCTGGCCCAGACCCTCGAGGTGGGGGTGGAGGCCGGTGCGCTCGGCGCGCTGGTGTCCGGCTCCGGCCCCACGTGCGTGTTCCTCGCCGCCGACGAGCAGCAGAGCCTCGACATCGCGATCGCGCTCGCCGGCACGGGGCGCTGCGCCGACGTCGTCCAGTCGATCGGGCCCGTGCCCGGCGTGCGGGTGGTCTGA
- a CDS encoding TetR/AcrR family transcriptional regulator: protein MPSTRERLLDAAQHVVEDDGWTAVTMARIARLAGVSRQTVHNELGTKHALAQALALRELDRFLAVVRDRLRAADDVVEAVRSACEGALELGERSLLVRTIVTSVPSEQDGDLLSVLTTESGEIVEAASLVVRQELLDRFAPLPFDDAELVVAVEAVVRLVLSSITRPSKPAAVAAQEIAWILGLALEGQTATRAAAR from the coding sequence GTGCCCTCGACCCGCGAACGCCTGCTCGACGCCGCCCAGCACGTGGTGGAGGACGACGGGTGGACGGCCGTCACGATGGCGCGCATCGCGCGCCTCGCCGGGGTGAGCCGTCAGACGGTGCACAACGAGCTGGGCACCAAGCACGCGCTCGCCCAGGCGCTCGCCCTGCGCGAGCTCGACCGGTTCCTCGCCGTCGTGCGGGACCGGCTGCGAGCCGCGGACGACGTGGTCGAGGCCGTCCGGTCGGCGTGCGAGGGCGCGCTCGAGCTCGGGGAGCGCAGCCTGCTCGTCCGCACGATCGTCACGTCGGTGCCGTCGGAGCAGGACGGCGACCTGCTCAGCGTCCTCACCACCGAGTCGGGCGAGATCGTCGAGGCCGCGTCGCTCGTCGTGCGGCAGGAGCTGCTGGACCGGTTCGCGCCGCTGCCGTTCGACGACGCTGAGCTCGTCGTGGCCGTCGAGGCGGTGGTGCGGCTCGTGCTCTCCTCGATCACGCGACCGTCGAAGCCTGCGGCCGTCGCCGCGCAGGAGATCGCGTGGATCCTCGGCCTCGCGCTCGAGGGTCAGACCGCGACCCGCGCCGCCGCGCGCTGA